The genomic stretch gaagaaaccttgagagaaagcAGACTCCaaaggaaacctcatcctcaccagagagtgtgatgatgaaaaataatgtcctttctacaactgtaAATTGTCTCAAATTATATATTTCTCAAATCGCCAGAGGGCAGGTGTAATGGGTGACCTTGTTCAAGCTGCACACATGATGTCAGAAGCAGAGGGTGATAACTTTACTATTAGTGTTCAACAAGGAAACAAGCAAAAAATAGGAAATCATCAGCTTCCATGACTAAGAGTAAAGTCATCACCTTTTGACTGATCTGATCAGCTCTCAGTGTAACATTATTCTACTGCATTAAGTTTTCCAGTGAAGATTTTAATTACCATTAAAACACATTATTAAAAGGTGGTTTTATGGCTGGAAGGTTCCACCTcgctctgtgtcactgtgtttactgtgttacTGCTATTTCACAGAAGTTTGTTTTCTGAATATTTGTACAGTAGTAGCAGATATTATAAGAGCCTGGGTTGCACTCTGATAAGGGTTGTGCTGATTTCTTCACTGAAAGACTTCTTCTTCACTGAACTGTCTTAACTcttctgtctcttctcttctcttcagtctgtttctctctaAGTTCTTGTGAAtcatctcttcctcttttttcccTGTTACACACAGGCCTTTAGCCAGGCGTACTCCACCCAGAGGAAGGTAGCAGAAGATGGTGAGACCAACGAGGAAGCGCTCCTACAGGAGTCGGCAACCAAGGAGGCGTATTACATAAGCCGTCTGCTGAATCAGCAGACTGAACTGAAGCACAGTCGCTCTCAGGCCTCCAACACGCAGGCGGAGAATGAAAGACTCAGCAGCATCTTGCAGGAACTTCGAGAGGTACTGCTTCAACAAAACGCTTCCCTGGGCTTCCCTGGGCTCGGTCCCATATTGTATCATCTGCGTTTTGATTTTTGTATCTGTTTTATTCCCCATATCACACCTGAATCAAATAATAAATGGCTGCAGAGTTCTTGAAAACCTGGTTCTGTTGTTATGAGAACTGAGAGCGAGTACATGTAGAAAGAAAGTATTTATATTCCACTCTGACAGTATTTTCAGTTTTACAGAGGAGAAGCGCCAGCCGATTCAGTCCTGAACGACAGCATTTGCTACAATTTCTTTCTCTACACAAAGCtatcttcttctcctcttttttaGAGCAATGAGATGCTGGAGTTACAGAGGAGCAGGATGAGGGAAGAAGTGAGAGAGTATAAGTTTCGAGAGGCTCGGCTGCTGCAGGACTACACCGAGCTCGAGGAGGAGAACATCACTCTGCAGAAACTGGTGTCCACACTCAAACAGAACCAGGTATGTGAACAGACATTTTCACACACCTGTAATGCTGCAAAAgaagttttaattatatatgGAATCAAATCGTCTCCTTCAAAGGTGGAGTATGAGGGCCTGAAACATGAGATCAAGGTGTTAGAGGAGGAGACCGTCTTGCTGAATAGCCAGTTAGAGGATGCTTTGCGCCTGAAGGATATCTCAGAGAGTCAGCTGGAGGAGGCACTTAATGCTCTGAAGGGTGAACGTGAGCAAAAGAACAGCCTGCGTAAGGAGCTAGCCCATCACATCACCCTGTGTGACGGACCCTTCTCTTCAGCCTGTGCTCACCTGGTCGCCCTCAGCTCAGCGCCCCCGAGCGGCAGTGCCACCCCTACTACTGCCACTTCTCCTGGCAGTGAGGATGGTGGCAAATGCAATGGACTTCTGCTGCAGGGTTCAGCTGGAAAAGCACTGAACCGACTAAATGGGGAGTTCAGAGGAGCAGGACAGAGAAAACAGAGCGACTCCACGACCCCTGACCTCTTCAGTGAGCTTCACCTCAACGAGATTCAGAAACTTAAACAACAACTGCAGCAAGTGAGTTCGTTTGAATTAGTTTTATTTAAGCACCATTCcgtatttaattaattaattaaaatgaatataagacattaaaatttaattaaaagtaaCCAGTTAGAGACAGCTTTATTATCCAGTGCAGGATCAGTATGTGACTGGACACACAGTAAATCTGACCACAAGCTGTTAGGTTAGGAGTGAAACTCAACATGCTGGATTGTTATAACTAACCTAAAATCTGATCATTATTTCTGTGGTGATCTGACCAGTCATGTGTATTTATGATGGCGATACATTTGAATCCTTTTGGAATAATATAGAACAGAGTCTTGCTTTTTCTTGTCTAGAACGTATTtagttaataattttattttaataaggaTTTTTGTATAATACAAGTAATCTCTTATACACTAAGACCAAttgtaacattttatttgtatttctttaaaataaatgtaataaatgtaggctgattggcatctctataTTGTCTAAAGTGTGAGAAaggttgtgtgattgtgccctgtgatggactggcaccATGGGTGTCCTGCTGCCTTAAAACCTGAGTCCagtgggatagactccaggtttctCAGTGTAGGATAAGAGGTACAGAAGATAAATGAATCTTCTGTACTTTACATTAAGAGTAGACTTACAAAGAAAACAGCTGTATCCTGTGTgttaaaatacaatttaaataataattacctccactaacacaaaATACTTTCacttaaaaatacaaattaaataagCAAAATGCAAGAAGCCAGTGAAAGAACATCCAGCTGTGGAATTGCATTCATTACTCACAATTTGGGTTCATTTAAATTGACCTCACCAAATTGAGTTAATGATGTCAAACCATgagccaccaccatgttttacaTGTTTTATCAGGTTATCTTCATTATTATGTTGATTGGGTGAATTTGCTCAGAATAGATATAGACATagatttctttaattaaaaaaaattaaatacttaaatatcAGGAACAGTTCAGGAAGTTTGTGGCTAGTGTAATGAGATGTTTTTCATATTAAGCAGTAATCTGATTTTCTAGCTAACCAACGATGCTTTTAGCAACAAGTCTAGCACACAGGGTTGAAAAAGGACAAACTAGACAGCACTGACAAACATGTGAAGTAATTCCCCTGGAAGCAGGAAACAAGAACAAGAAACAATCCATAGAAGGAAAGGATAACGAACAAAAGCACATCAAACGAGTGAAGTCAGCAATCCTAATGCTGACACTCCCACTAGAAAATCCAGCAGGGGTTTTGGCTTCAGGCAGTAATAAAGAAACACAACAACTCATAGTCACTGCCAGTTAAAATGGTTCTAAATGGTTTGTCCTTGTAAAGAACATGACGCCCTGTTTTGCTTTTCAGGTAGAGCAGGAGAAGACGTCTGCAGTGAATAGCCTTCATGAGTGTGAAACtcagctacaacacacacagcgtGCCCTGGCCGAACAGTATGAGAGGGCGCAACACCTCCAACAGCGCATTTATGCATTACACCAGCAGGGAAGTGCCACAGAGACTGGTGATGAGGAAAAGGCAGAGGCAGAGGTGAAGGGCTCGTCATGGGCGTGTGATGACCTGGAGGGCATGGGTCTGGAACTACTGCAGTGTAAGTACAAACTAGCAGTGACAGATGTGGTAAGCCTTAATGACGATCTAAAGAACCTTCAGAAGAGGCATAAAGAGTGTGTGGAGCGGGCAGCACGGGAAGAAGAACTCGCCCAGGTCCAAATACAGGCTCTCGAAGCAAAGGTGGCTTGCCTAGAATGCCGCTGCCATGAGGACAGGGATAAGGAAGCAGCACTCCAGCGAGAGCTGAAGAAAGCTAATAATTCTGCCTTGGATTGCAACAGCACGCTGGCTGCAGCCTATGAAGAGCTGACCACCTTCAGCGAGGAACTGGCACAGCTTTACCATCATGTCTGCATGTGCAACAATGAAACACCCAACCGCGTAATGCTGGATTATTACCGTCAGGGTCGGAACCCCCCGCGTGCTACGTCCACAGGTCTTAAAGCGCAGGATGACCATCGTGTCCTCCTGACACCGAGGCTGGCGCGCCGCCTGGCGGCTATCAATGCTGCCACATCTTCCGCTTCGACACCAAGTGACTCACAGAGCCCCACAGAGTCACCCTCCAAAGATCCCCTCAACTCTGAGGATAGCCCAGTGCGCACAGTGCTGAGCTCATCTGCTGTCAgtgcctcttcatcatcatcgtctTCATCCCCAGCACCCGATTCTCCTGCTAGCTCCGACACCCGCCGGGAACCGATCAACCTCCACCACCTGAATGCCATTATCCGTGATCAGATCAAGCATTTACAGAAGGCAGTGGACCGCTCTCTGCAGCTGTCTCGCCAGAGAGCAGCCGTCCGTGAGCTTGCACCACTCTTTGATAAGGAAAAAGAGGCTTGTATGGAAGAAATTCTCAAGCTTAAGTCTCTGCTGAGCACCAAGAGGGAGCAGATTGCCACCCTGCGCCTGGTGCTCAAAGCCAACAAACAGGTAAAATCATCAGCACCATTGATGACACCTGCTGTAAGGATTGCTCTGTGGGAGTACTAAAAAATGGGAAGCCTCTTACTCTTGACAAAATGATTTGGATTTAAAGGCATGCTCATAGGTCTCTCTTCCTAATTTGCCCACTAGACGGAGACTGAAATAAGCTTCCAGTTTTGATTAGTCTAACAGTCAATCCAGGTGAATTCATGAGAGTTTCATAAATGGGCCAATATTGTAGCTAAAATATTTCAACTATATTTCACCTTATTTTCAACTGCAAAAACATCTCAGGCTGTCTCAGGCGGTCTTTAAGAGCAGTTTGTAGTAATTGAGTAGTTAAGCAGCATAATTATAATATTCATTGATTATTAAAAAGATTGCAAAATCCTTATGTGACAGACTGCAGAAATGGCTCTGGCGAACCTGAAAAGCAAGTATGAGGCTGAGAAGAGCATGGTGACTGAGACGATGATGAAGCTCCGTAATGAGCTGAAGGCGCTAAGAGAGGACGCTGCCACGTTTTCCTCACTAAGAGCCATGTTTGCCACACGGTGAGCGCGTGAATGTGGAACAGCATGAATTAACACGTCTCAAACCGAGAGAGTGTTCACACGTTCACGGTTCACAGCACAACAtttacagacagagacagtcgGGCCAGTTAGAttttaatatcattaaaatgatgcTGTTAAATCTAGTGAGTGACATAATAATTTGAAATGAATTATAGTGACATTTTAATCTTTTGCTCTGTTAAATCCTGCCccttctgctctcctctcctctctttctgcAGGTGTGATGAGTACTTAACTCAGTTGGATGAGATGCAGAGGCAGCTTGCAGCAGCTGAAGATGAGAAGAAGACGCTGAACTCCCTTCTCCGCATGGCAATTCAGCAAAAACTGGCACTAACGCAGCGCCTGGAGGACTTGGAGTTCGACCACGAGCAACGCCGCCCCAAACTGAGGACAGTCAAGACGGCCAAACTGAGGACCACACCACCCAAAGTAAGTGGAACAGCCACCTTGCCCCTTCCTGACAGCTCGTCTCCAGTAGCTGAGGCAGTTGCAGAAACCTCCCCTACTGTATTCACTCCCTTGCTCTCCTCTGACCCAGGCAGTCCCCCCTCTCTGGAAGCCCCTTCCTCTCCTGCCTCATCCTTCTCCTCCACCTGGACTCCCCCAGTTACGCCCTACAGCCGGGGCCACACCCACTGGACGGTGGGAATGCGAGCGTTCGTGGTGGAGCCACACTCCTATGGTGTGGACGCTCATACCACCAGTATGTGCCGAACCACCAGCTTGGCCCGTCGCTATGCAATCGAGTCACTCTATTCATCGGGTTCGCGCCCCCCTTCTAACTATCGCTCGCCCATCCTGGGGTCTTATCGCTCCACCTGGAGCTCGCCCAGATCTCGTCCACTCTCCACAGTCCTAACGCACTCCACCCACACAACCAGATACACTTCCCCATCTTCCTCCTCTTATGGCCATTCATACCCAAGAAATTACACTTCTCAGCACCCCCGCTACTGAAGGCTGAGCAGCGGGTGGCACAAAGAGGAGGACAGACTGGTTTCCTATTTTTATAGTTTCCACTGCACTCTGCAACTTTGGTGACTGTTTTCTGCTCAGGGATTTTGTGGAGCACAAACGGCCCTGCCTTcctccgagagagagagagagaattattcaCTTCTCAGAACACTGTTCGCTGTTTCTGACCTCTCATGCAGTTCATTCTCCAGTGAACCTGGTGGGCCTTTGCAGTGCGAGCCTCCCAAACCACAAACCAGAgattac from Hemibagrus wyckioides isolate EC202008001 linkage group LG19, SWU_Hwy_1.0, whole genome shotgun sequence encodes the following:
- the LOC131369994 gene encoding protein bicaudal D homolog 1-like isoform X2, which gives rise to MAAGGEGRGETVEQYRSEVERLTHELAEANREKIRAAECGLVVLEENQTLKQQYADLEAEQETMRQELEQLQEAFSQAYSTQRKVAEDGETNEEALLQESATKEAYYISRLLNQQTELKHSRSQASNTQAENERLSSILQELRESNEMLELQRSRMREEVREYKFREARLLQDYTELEEENITLQKLVSTLKQNQVEYEGLKHEIKVLEEETVLLNSQLEDALRLKDISESQLEEALNALKGEREQKNSLRKELAHHITLCDGPFSSACAHLVALSSAPPSGSATPTTATSPGSEDGGKCNGLLLQGSAGKALNRLNGEFRGAGQRKQSDSTTPDLFSELHLNEIQKLKQQLQQVEQEKTSAVNSLHECETQLQHTQRALAEQYERAQHLQQRIYALHQQGSATETGDEEKAEAEVKGSSWACDDLEGMGLELLQCKYKLAVTDVVSLNDDLKNLQKRHKECVERAAREEELAQVQIQALEAKVACLECRCHEDRDKEAALQRELKKANNSALDCNSTLAAAYEELTTFSEELAQLYHHVCMCNNETPNRVMLDYYRQGRNPPRATSTGLKAQDDHRVLLTPRLARRLAAINAATSSASTPSDSQSPTESPSKDPLNSEDSPVRTVLSSSAVSASSSSSSSSPAPDSPASSDTRREPINLHHLNAIIRDQIKHLQKAVDRSLQLSRQRAAVRELAPLFDKEKEACMEEILKLKSLLSTKREQIATLRLVLKANKQTAEMALANLKSKYEAEKSMVTETMMKLRNELKALREDAATFSSLRAMFATRCDEYLTQLDEMQRQLAAAEDEKKTLNSLLRMAIQQKLALTQRLEDLEFDHEQRRPKLRTVKTAKLRTTPPKAVPPLWKPLPLLPHPSPPPGLPQLRPTAGATPTGRWECERSWWSHTPMVWTLIPPVCAEPPAWPVAMQSSHSIHRVRAPLLTIARPSWGLIAPPGARPDLVHSPQS
- the LOC131369994 gene encoding protein bicaudal D homolog 1-like isoform X3 — protein: MAAGGEGRGETVEQYRSEVERLTHELAEANREKIRAAECGLVVLEENQTLKQQYADLEAEQETMRQELEQLQEAFSQAYSTQRKVAEDGETNEEALLQESATKEAYYISRLLNQQTELKHSRSQASNTQAENERLSSILQELRESNEMLELQRSRMREEVREYKFREARLLQDYTELEEENITLQKLVSTLKQNQVEYEGLKHEIKVLEEETVLLNSQLEDALRLKDISESQLEEALNALKGEREQKNSLRKELAHHITLCDGPFSSACAHLVALSSAPPSGSATPTTATSPGSEDGGKCNGLLLQGSAGKALNRLNGEFRGAGQRKQSDSTTPDLFSELHLNEIQKLKQQLQQVEQEKTSAVNSLHECETQLQHTQRALAEQYERAQHLQQRIYALHQQGSATETGDEEKAEAEVKGSSWACDDLEGMGLELLQCKYKLAVTDVVSLNDDLKNLQKRHKECVERAAREEELAQVQIQALEAKVACLECRCHEDRDKEAALQRELKKANNSALDCNSTLAAAYEELTTFSEELAQLYHHVCMCNNETPNRVMLDYYRQGRNPPRATSTGLKAQDDHRVLLTPRLARRLAAINAATSSASTPSDSQSPTESPSKDPLNSEDSPVRTVLSSSAVSASSSSSSSSPAPDSPASSDTRREPINLHHLNAIIRDQIKHLQKAVDRSLQLSRQRAAVRELAPLFDKEKEACMEEILKLKSLLSTKREQIATLRLVLKANKQTAEMALANLKSKYEAEKSMVTETMMKLRNELKALREDAATFSSLRAMFATRCDEYLTQLDEMQRQLAAAEDEKKTLNSLLRMAIQQKLALTQRLEDLEFDHEQRRPKLRTVKTAKLRTTPPKIVSSLLPHCRQPPHN
- the LOC131369994 gene encoding protein bicaudal D homolog 1-like isoform X1 codes for the protein MAAGGEGRGETVEQYRSEVERLTHELAEANREKIRAAECGLVVLEENQTLKQQYADLEAEQETMRQELEQLQEAFSQAYSTQRKVAEDGETNEEALLQESATKEAYYISRLLNQQTELKHSRSQASNTQAENERLSSILQELRESNEMLELQRSRMREEVREYKFREARLLQDYTELEEENITLQKLVSTLKQNQVEYEGLKHEIKVLEEETVLLNSQLEDALRLKDISESQLEEALNALKGEREQKNSLRKELAHHITLCDGPFSSACAHLVALSSAPPSGSATPTTATSPGSEDGGKCNGLLLQGSAGKALNRLNGEFRGAGQRKQSDSTTPDLFSELHLNEIQKLKQQLQQVEQEKTSAVNSLHECETQLQHTQRALAEQYERAQHLQQRIYALHQQGSATETGDEEKAEAEVKGSSWACDDLEGMGLELLQCKYKLAVTDVVSLNDDLKNLQKRHKECVERAAREEELAQVQIQALEAKVACLECRCHEDRDKEAALQRELKKANNSALDCNSTLAAAYEELTTFSEELAQLYHHVCMCNNETPNRVMLDYYRQGRNPPRATSTGLKAQDDHRVLLTPRLARRLAAINAATSSASTPSDSQSPTESPSKDPLNSEDSPVRTVLSSSAVSASSSSSSSSPAPDSPASSDTRREPINLHHLNAIIRDQIKHLQKAVDRSLQLSRQRAAVRELAPLFDKEKEACMEEILKLKSLLSTKREQIATLRLVLKANKQTAEMALANLKSKYEAEKSMVTETMMKLRNELKALREDAATFSSLRAMFATRCDEYLTQLDEMQRQLAAAEDEKKTLNSLLRMAIQQKLALTQRLEDLEFDHEQRRPKLRTVKTAKLRTTPPKVSGTATLPLPDSSSPVAEAVAETSPTVFTPLLSSDPGSPPSLEAPSSPASSFSSTWTPPVTPYSRGHTHWTVGMRAFVVEPHSYGVDAHTTSMCRTTSLARRYAIESLYSSGSRPPSNYRSPILGSYRSTWSSPRSRPLSTVLTHSTHTTRYTSPSSSSYGHSYPRNYTSQHPRY